In the Populus nigra chromosome 2, ddPopNigr1.1, whole genome shotgun sequence genome, GTGTGTCCTTTTGATAAAACAATTCCATCATAAGCAAATACTAATGCTGTTGCATGTGCAAAAACAAAGCTTCTCCTTTTACTCAATGACGTGAATCTTGTTTCTGTAAGTTGACCACCTTAGGGATAAACATTGAGTTGGTCCACAACAGAAACAATGGTATTTGGCAACAACCATAAGAAAAGCAGGCATTCACAACTGATGAGAATCAAAGAGAAGGGGAAACAAAACATGAAACTCAGATTAAACTAGACAAAACAAAATTCCTGTctagagaaataaaaacaagataGTAGGTGTGCTGGTTTCAGACATGCCTGTTCAGGGatgatcatttaatattaaaacatgttttagaagATGGAATAAGTTTTcacatttcaaaattaaatgaataggTGGAATGAACTGATTCAAAGGCAGTTATACCACAAGTACACAAGCAACTATGAGGAAAAGGGAAGCATCGGattaatcaagaagaaaaatgaaaaaaaaggtacCACCTTACCATAAACATGCCTTCAAAGCTGCATTACAAGATGATCAGCCGGACTATCTGCCCCAAATATCTGAATGACTTTGCCGCTTCCTTTAAGCATTTATTTTTCTCGTCTCGTGTCCAGTGCTGTTTTCATAGCATTACAAACATACAGTGGATAGGTATCAAGAAATGTCAAAGAAAAGCAAATGTAATTCAATGGATGCTTGGTGATGATCTCAAGTTATTAACCTCTCCAAGCATGTTGAGCTTCTCACGCACACCCTTTAACAATTCCTGGGCATCTCCATCCCATCTGTAGAACTCCAGCTCTCTTCCTTGCAGTAGCTTGTCAGAAACctgaaattataaatcaaaacaacaagattaatgattgatttgattttggaaAACCACTAAAGATGGGCCCAGGTTTTAATCGGACCCTTTTTCTTTAGCTCATCCATAGAACTGATTCTGTTTGGACAACACCAGCTAAAAGATGGCACAAGGTTTAAGTGGAACTTTTTTCACTTCATCAAACGAAAGAAAGAGCTAGCTTGACTTAGAAAGAAAGTCCATGATACAATCACAATTGGCAGCCATCATATCCTACTTGgttcaagaattttaaaatttgcacATAAGATGACCCTGTTACGATGGCACAGATTAACCATACCTCGAAGCAATTCAATATGGTATTTCAAAGGTTAATAGGCCGGAATGTAGAAATTGTTTCTACATCCTGAGCAAGAATTGTTGTATAAACAAACACACAAATACACAGACCTTTCTAGATATCACCTGACCGCCTGCAATATGTGAGAAATATATGTTGTAGAAATGGGAAAGGAAGAGTGGGGCATTATCCTCTGCAAGCTCCTCCAAATACTTGACATAAGAAGTTCCTGGAGTACTAGGCTCAGGAATCTCTATATTCCGTTGACTAAACCACTCGAGGTCCTTTGCAAGACCCTCAGATCTTTCCAACCCAGTTTTTCTAAAATAGGTATCTGCAATCGGAAAAACAAATCTTAGTAAAGATTCTTTCAAAATTTCCCACAAGATTTTTGTTAGATTCTCTAAGAAATTCAGCCACAAGAAGAAGAACTCACAAGAAACATCATCAGATTTATCAACAATCCGCTCAAGAGTGTCGAAAACAAGCTTGCTGTCAACTAGATACTTAACAAACCCTTCCATACTGGGAATCCAaatatcatcatcaccatcaccatcaccatttccctcttcttctttctcagaTACGCTATCGTTTTCTGAATCTTGGCAgctgtcatcatcatcatcactctTAACAGTCTTGTGGGTGTGTTTGCCTTTGATATTACGGAGCTTCATGGCAACAAATCTCATCTCTTCAGTAATCCCTTTGTTCTCTCCTGGATATGGCTTCCTAtacctttttctcttcttcatcacGGGCGGGCCCACACTTGGTGTTGCTGTTGTTGGCAAAGAAGAATTTGAATTGGAGCAACACGTTATTATCTTGtggttcttgttttttattaggtttggGAACTTTAACTGAGATGGAAATAGTaatgaaatcaaagaagaagaatggaCAAGAGGCTCCATTGATGGTGGTTTACACGACGCTGTCAAGGATAACAAGGCCATGGTTAAACCTTAAACCTCGCCTCCCCTCCCCTTTGTGCTAGTGCTAAAACAATGATGAGGTTTATCGTTTGCTTAGTGGGCTAAAAGCCCGTAAATGAATATATTCTGACCATATTATCTAATGGGCTTcgacttttttcttttacctgATACAGGCTTGTAATCATCTCCAATAATAACCTTACAGCTGGTATTTTTCAATTTCGCTTCCTGCCACGGTAACCTTTTTgagaatttaaaatgtttttttatttataaatatattaaaataatattttttttatttttaaaaataattattaacaattaacatcaaaatgatctaaaatattaaaaaattaattttaaatataaaaatttgaacttttaaaaaacacagtttaaaaaacaacatcaaacaaaaaagtaaacctataattaacctaaattaatattttaaaaaaattaaaataacatcactTTATTTACCGAGATATACTCTCCTTCGTATTACTTGTGAAACCTAACTTAAACCAAGCACTaaattaacccatcaaacccatATAGGTTTCATAACCATGCTTATATACTTGTGAGAACACTATGCTTATATACTCGTATTTTAGATGGATATTATTCATTACACTCTCGTAAAAACAGTCGGTGCTACACTCTCGTAAAAACAGGAATCATGTTTACATAAAAAGAGAATACACATGTAATATTTTCCATTAATACATCCCATGGAAGATCAAAACATGCGAGAAGTCAGACACAGGAAGGGGAATAAAAGCTGCTCTCAATTTCTCagtatgtttcttttcttcctctcaAAAGTATTTACATACACCATGATTCAATGTATGGTTTATTTACAGATGCATGAATAGTATATTTACAGATAAATGGGGAAGACATGTATGATGTACAAAATTGATGTACAATTCGTTAAAAAATAGGGAGTTAAAAATTACTTGTGATGATGGTTTGAGAACAAATTTAACATCTGGAAGCTTCATCCTGTGAGGCCCGCAAGCTTCATCTTATCCGGTCTACAGGCTATTACAGTTAGAATTCGAATCCCAGCCCAATGAGGTTGGAAATGGTCTCTGTTCAAGCTCAAAATTTGTTTCCCACAGCTTAACAGTTCGAGATTTAGTGTAGCTATTGACAACAATTTCACGGTGAAACATCTCTTCCTGAATAATGGGCTTTCAGCTTctgtaaaaaatttaatgtctCGATATACGAAGGATCAGTGCGGCACACTGGCTTGCATGAATTTATATGATCGGTCGAGTCTAGAACCTGTTTCGGTATATTGAAAAAACAGTCAAATGCAAAATTCTACAGAAATCCAATACGTATAACATGTTCACATCATGCTTTGGTCTCTGAAAAAGCCGGTGTCAAAAAACTTtgagaaacaaaaaatagtaAGACTCTGAGGTGTATGGAAGCCTCCAAGCATGCggtcagaaaataaaataaaattatgcaaTGATTTGGTGAACCCAACCCCTACCCTTCCAGAAGTCGTAAAATCCAATAAATTCATCCACCATCTTAAAAGGTATAAAGATGAaacagcaaaaaagaaaagtttaaacAGTAGCACTTACAACGAGTTCACCAAATCCAGGGTAAGCTGATTCGATAGGCACAATTTCCATCCTCCAGGCCCACCCCCCATATCCTTCAACAATGGGAGTTACCTTGGTCTGCAAATCAGTGCCAGCAATCCATCACGCTCTACACAAGGAGAGCACAAGTATCAAACAAGAAAGAGAAGTACAGATTTATTACCTCACAGAAACTGACGACTTCAACCAGTCCTTTCTTATGAAGCTGGCGGATAAAATCATTAAGTTCTACAAGTCTTGGAGAACCACTTCTTAGCTCCCCTATCTATGAACaagcaaatcaaaatttatcagTCAATTGATGAACAATAACAAATTTAGTATGTGAACCAACAATATGTGCTGAGTTGTGTACAGACAGTTGGAGCAGGACGAAGCACAAGCCCCATTCTCCAAGGCATGTCTGCCAGTTTGCTGCCAAAATGGGGACAGCTGTAAAACACctgaaatcaggaaaaaaaaacaccacattAAACTCCTTGAGGGCCCAACCTGATCAAgttaatgaaagaaaacaaattgctAGTAATTTTGATAATTACAACTTAAAGTAACATCTATCAAAAACTTACAAGTCCAGCAGTGTTGTTCACAAGATTATGAATATTTTCTGACTTGGCTCTATGCAGCATCTGTTTGACGAGCAGGCCTCCCATGCTGCAAGCAGTGAACAATTACTTAACAAGAGGATGCTCTGAGTAAGCAGCATAAATCTGAAAGACCAGCCCAGCCACATGGATGTGGAATTCTGAAGTGAACTAACAAACTTGGAAACCATGTTTCTTTGAAAGTCTCGTGTCATTTTCAATTGCAAAAGTGAGCTATATGAGTTCATTTATTACAACCCGTATCAATGCATCACAGCATGCTGTGCATGCAGGCATAGAATAAGGATTACAGCAAGACATGAAACCACAATGGGTCCAAATTCCATGTCCATGATGTTTATTACGTGTCAGAAGAATACAATGGTTGAAGACCCAAGTTTATACTGACACATCGCATTATATCAatggttttcaagaaaatatctATTTCAAATAACACAAGTCCTCTCAACGATATTCATAGCAGTTCCAGCATGCCATTTATTGCTGCAAAATATACTTTTACGTGTGCACTCAAAAAGCCTGCTGGCAAATACCcacaatcaacaaaataaagtCATATCATAACAGCTGCAAATTATAACAATAGCAAGATCGGCATCACTGGTTCCAATAACGGAGAATACAAGTAATACATTACATGAATGATAAAGCTTACCTGTGAGTCACAAATACAACAGGACGATTTCCAATGCCAGCATCCACAAGCTGCTCTAACAGCTTGGAGCTGACTTCCTGCAAGTTATAATCAGAACATGAATACCGATGTAGCATGCTAAAGCAGAAAGGAAATGATGTTTACAGCAAACAATTTGTCACCAACATAGAAGAGAATAATGATACCATATGATCACTCaagtaatgaataaaaaaatcagaccaacttttagaaaaaaaaaatctatctcaATTGGGAAATTCAAATGTCTATGAGCAATGCAAGCATTAACCTTGATATGCATGTAAACCCTCAGTCTTATGTATCGCCCACTAAACTTGTCAAATCTACTACTTTAAGTAAACAAGATGATTGAattgcaaaaaattaaaaagttcccaaaattaaaagtttgaccTGCATcattttaaaaccatcaatagaCTAGTCACAATCATTTGCCAGggtagtttaatt is a window encoding:
- the LOC133681664 gene encoding probable inactive heme oxygenase 2, chloroplastic produces the protein MALLSLTASCKPPSMEPLVHSSSLISLLFPSQLKFPNLIKNKNHKIITCCSNSNSSLPTTATPSVGPPVMKKRKRYRKPYPGENKGITEEMRFVAMKLRNIKGKHTHKTVKSDDDDDSCQDSENDSVSEKEEEGNGDGDGDDDIWIPSMEGFVKYLVDSKLVFDTLERIVDKSDDVSYTYFRKTGLERSEGLAKDLEWFSQRNIEIPEPSTPGTSYVKYLEELAEDNAPLFLSHFYNIYFSHIAGGQVISRKVSDKLLQGRELEFYRWDGDAQELLKGVREKLNMLGEHWTRDEKNKCLKEAAKSFRYLGQIVRLIIL